Proteins co-encoded in one Actinobacillus succinogenes 130Z genomic window:
- the tamA gene encoding autotransporter assembly complex protein TamA, whose amino-acid sequence MTLFIRFAAIIAGLAALLCSHAVIAEETDTEVGAEQNTAEEPFEIPPVEDTESVAKVDVRVDGIRDDRLSENVRIYLEAMDKNEADGSERHQYLLRENISKALRVFGYYNSQVYFDLQPRSGKKDLLIASVNVGEPVRIDSTDIEISGEAAEDEEFRKLDKNVPAKGAVLEHEIYDDYKSSLEKLARQRGYFDADFPVHELQVMPSTNQGWWHLVFNSGQRYHYGDISFHGSQIREDYLRNILKIQSGDPYLINDVSGMTSDYSSTNWFQSVLVKPTLHEDSKLVDLAVLLRPRKKNSMELGIGYGSDSGPHTQIGWTRPWINSRGHSVRSNLYISSPKQNFEATYKMPLLKNPLNYYYEFSTGFEHEDDTKTDTQSTAATVAALRFWNHPTGWQYSAGLRARYDNFTQADVDEKTLLIYPTATVSRSRISGGTFADRADTISVTVDLGRKMWASDVNFFRIRANAGWIKTFATNHRFLTRGDIGYLHTDEFNRIPPALRFFAGGDRSVRGYGYKKIAPKDSRNGKLVGGSRLATGTLEYQYQVVQDWWAATFFDAGFAANRFSSDELRYGAGVGVRWASPVGPIKFDIATPVRDKDDSKNIQFYIGLGTEL is encoded by the coding sequence ATGACATTGTTTATTCGTTTTGCCGCTATTATTGCGGGTTTAGCGGCACTTCTCTGTTCGCATGCGGTAATAGCTGAAGAAACGGACACAGAAGTCGGTGCGGAACAAAATACTGCGGAAGAACCGTTCGAGATTCCTCCTGTAGAAGACACGGAGTCGGTTGCCAAAGTAGATGTTCGTGTGGACGGTATTCGGGATGACCGATTGAGTGAGAACGTGCGTATTTATCTTGAGGCTATGGATAAAAATGAGGCGGACGGTTCGGAACGTCATCAGTATTTGTTACGGGAAAATATAAGTAAAGCGCTACGGGTTTTCGGTTATTACAACAGTCAGGTTTATTTTGATTTACAGCCGCGGTCGGGTAAAAAAGATTTACTTATCGCTTCCGTAAATGTAGGCGAACCGGTGCGAATAGACAGTACCGATATTGAAATTTCCGGAGAAGCCGCTGAAGACGAAGAGTTTCGGAAATTGGATAAAAACGTACCGGCAAAAGGTGCGGTACTGGAACACGAAATCTATGACGATTATAAAAGTTCACTGGAAAAATTAGCCCGTCAGCGCGGCTATTTTGATGCGGATTTTCCCGTGCACGAACTGCAGGTGATGCCGTCGACCAACCAAGGCTGGTGGCATTTGGTATTTAACAGCGGACAACGTTATCATTACGGCGACATTTCTTTTCACGGTTCTCAAATCCGAGAAGATTATTTACGTAATATTCTCAAAATCCAATCGGGCGATCCTTATCTGATTAACGACGTTTCCGGTATGACCAGCGATTATTCCTCCACCAACTGGTTTCAATCGGTGCTGGTAAAGCCTACGTTACACGAGGATAGCAAGTTGGTGGATTTGGCGGTGTTGTTGCGTCCGCGTAAGAAAAACAGTATGGAATTGGGAATCGGTTACGGTTCGGATTCCGGTCCGCATACTCAAATCGGTTGGACACGGCCTTGGATTAACAGTCGCGGACACAGTGTGCGTTCCAATCTGTATATTTCTTCGCCCAAACAGAATTTTGAAGCAACCTATAAAATGCCGTTACTGAAAAATCCGTTAAATTATTACTACGAATTTTCAACGGGTTTTGAGCATGAAGACGATACGAAAACCGATACTCAATCCACCGCGGCGACAGTCGCCGCTTTGCGTTTTTGGAATCACCCGACCGGTTGGCAATATTCCGCCGGTTTGCGCGCCCGTTACGATAACTTCACGCAAGCGGATGTAGATGAAAAAACCCTGTTGATTTATCCCACCGCTACAGTCAGCCGTTCCCGTATCAGCGGCGGAACTTTTGCCGATCGCGCCGACACGATTAGCGTAACCGTCGATCTCGGGCGCAAAATGTGGGCGTCGGATGTGAATTTTTTTCGCATTCGCGCCAATGCCGGCTGGATTAAAACCTTCGCCACCAATCATCGTTTTTTAACCCGCGGAGATATCGGTTATCTGCATACCGATGAATTCAACCGAATTCCGCCGGCCTTGCGGTTTTTCGCCGGGGGGGATCGCAGTGTTCGCGGTTACGGTTATAAAAAAATCGCACCGAAAGATTCGCGTAACGGCAAATTGGTGGGCGGTTCCCGTTTAGCAACGGGCACTTTGGAATATCAGTACCAAGTGGTGCAAGACTGGTGGGCGGCGACGTTTTTTGATGCCGGTTTTGCGGCTAATAGATTCAGCAGCGATGAACTGCGTTACGGCGCGGGGGTGGGAGTGCGCTGGGCGTCACCGGTCGGGCCGATAAAATTTGATATCGCGACGCCCGTGCGGGATAAAGATGACAGTAAAAATATCCAATTTTACATAGGCTTAGGTACGGAACTGTAG